One part of the Tachysurus vachellii isolate PV-2020 chromosome 6, HZAU_Pvac_v1, whole genome shotgun sequence genome encodes these proteins:
- the znf330 gene encoding zinc finger protein 330 encodes MPKKKTGARKKAENRKEREKQNRANREQVDVAKHPCNSSMDCDKCLRRQKNRAFCYFCASVQKLPMCAQCGKTKCMKSSDCVVKHPGVHSTGMGMVGAICDFCEAWVCHGKKCLSTHACSCPLTDADCIECDRSVWEHGGRIFRCSFCNNCLCEDDQFEHQASCQVLEAETFKCVSCNRLGQHSCLRCKACFCDEHARSKVFKQEKGKAPPCPKCGHQTQETKDLSMSTRNHKFGRQSGADDDGYYYGASGYDSYWKSVASGGAADQEDDEEDDYEEEEEEDDDEEEEEGDDEEDEDEAEAVDKLNNLTL; translated from the exons ATGCCGAAGAAGAAGACAGGAGCTCGCAAGAAGGCTGAAAACCGCAAGGAGCGAGAGAAACAGAACAGAGCTAACAGAGAGCAGGTCGATGTCGCGAAACATCCGTGCAACTCGTCCATG GACTGCGATAAGTGTCTGAG ACGACAGAAGAACAGAGCGTTTTGTTACTTCTGTGCGTCGGTGCAGAAGCTCCCCATGTGCGCTCAGTGCG GTAAAACCAAGTGCATGAAGTCCTCAGACTGCGTGGTCAAACACCCCGGTGTACACAGCACAGGCATGGGCATGGTG GGGGCGATATGTGACTTCTGCGAGGCTTGGGTGTGCCACGGAAAGAAGTGTCTGAGCACGCACGCCTGTTCCTGTCCACTGACTGATGCAGACTGTATCGAATGTGACCGCAGCGTGTGGGAGCACG GAGGTCGCATCTTCCGCTGCTCTTTCTGTAACAACTGCCTGTGCGAGGACGATCAGTTTGAGCATCAGGCCAGCTGCCAGGTCCTGGAAGCTGAGACTTTTAAAT gCGTTTCCTGTAACCGACTCGGCCAGCACTCATGCCTCCGATGTAAG GCCTGCTTCTGTGACGAGCACGCTCGAAGCAAAGTGTTCAAGCAGGAGAAAGGCAAGGCGCCTCCGTGTCCTAAGTGCGGCCACCAAACGCAGGAGACTAAAGATCTCAGCATGTCCA CTCGCAATCATAAGTTTGGCCGACAGAGCGGCGCAGACGACGACGGCTACTACTACGGAGCGTCAGGATACGATTCCTACTGGAAAAGCGTCGCCTCCGGAGGCGCCGCTGACCAGGAAGACGACGAGGAGGACGATtacgaggaagaggaggaggaggatgatgatgaggaggaggaggagggagatgaCGAAGAAGACGAGGATGAAGCTGAAGCAGTGGATAAACTTAACAACCTGACTCtgtaa